The proteins below come from a single Papaver somniferum cultivar HN1 chromosome 11, ASM357369v1, whole genome shotgun sequence genomic window:
- the LOC113322354 gene encoding nucleoid-associated protein At4g30620, chloroplastic-like has translation MASTTAVTGSISYLHRLNGVKNPTFSSASLCNKVNLKTNLVGIRTLSLPGKKLGNTRGALRVYSLFGGKKDNGNADDAPAKAGILGNMQNLYETVKKAQMVVQVEAVRVQKELAVAEFDGYCEGELIKVTLSGNQQPIRTEITEAAIELGAEKLSLLVTEAYKDAHQKSVLAMKERMSDLAQSLGMPQGLSEGLK, from the exons ATGGCATCGACTACTGCTGTTACTGGTTCTATCTCTTATCTCCATAGACTAAATGGCGTGAAAAATCCTACCTTTTCATCAGCTTCTCTAT GTAACAAGGTAAACCTAAAAACCAATTTAGTTGGTATTCGAACTCTATCACTGCCTGGTAAGAAACTTGGGAATACTCGGGGAGCTCTTCGTGTCTACAGTTTGTTTGGAGGAAAGAAAGATAATGGGAATGCTGATGATGCCCCTGCAAAG GCAGGAATTTTAGGTAACATGCAAAATTTGTATGAGACGGTAAAGAAGGCACAAATGGTTGTCCAAGTTGAAGCAGTGCGTGTGCAGAAAGAACTTGCTGT AGCAGAGTTTGATGGGTACTGTGAAGGTGAACTGATAAAG GTAACACTTTCTGGAAATCAGCAACCTATACGAACTGAGATCACAGAGGCTGCAATTGAGTTAGGAGCAGAA AAGCTCTCACTTTTAGTTACAGAGGCATACAAGGACGCTCACCAAAAGAGTGTGCTG GCAATGAAGGAGAGGATGAGTGATCTTGCACAGAGCCTAGGAATGCCACAAGGTTTAAGTGAAGGATTGAAGTAA